Proteins encoded by one window of Pseudomonas sp. PSKL.D1:
- a CDS encoding ABC transporter permease, with protein MSTPTVIAINDYLPPASSLSRIVKKSFRHRGFAIGAVLLMFITAGAVFAPWLAPYDPYAQDVMARMKPPVWAPTGTWEHILGTDKLGRDYLSRLLYGAQISLFIGVAAAFISGFIGTVLGLLAGYYGGKVDACISYLITTRLALPVVMVALASASLMGGSLKVVIVLLGCLLWDRFAVVVRAAVQSIRDAEYIASAQALGCSTLRILAREILPNLTSALIVVATLEMAHAILLESALSFLGVGVQPPTPSWGLMIAEAKPYMFFSPWVIAIPGVALMVLVLGINLVGDGLRDLILPDGRN; from the coding sequence ATGAGTACGCCCACTGTCATTGCAATTAACGACTATCTACCGCCGGCCAGTAGCCTGAGCCGCATCGTTAAAAAAAGTTTTCGTCACCGGGGGTTCGCAATCGGCGCTGTGTTGTTGATGTTTATCACGGCGGGCGCAGTATTCGCGCCGTGGCTAGCGCCTTACGACCCCTATGCCCAGGATGTGATGGCGCGCATGAAACCGCCGGTGTGGGCGCCGACCGGAACCTGGGAACATATTCTAGGGACTGACAAGTTGGGGCGTGACTATCTGTCCCGGCTACTGTATGGCGCTCAAATTTCGCTGTTCATTGGTGTTGCCGCAGCGTTTATATCGGGATTTATTGGCACCGTGCTGGGTTTGTTGGCGGGTTACTATGGGGGCAAAGTTGATGCGTGTATCAGTTATCTGATTACTACCCGTTTGGCCCTGCCGGTTGTCATGGTGGCCTTGGCTTCAGCCTCGCTGATGGGCGGGTCGTTGAAAGTCGTTATCGTGTTGTTGGGCTGCCTCTTGTGGGACCGGTTTGCGGTCGTCGTTCGCGCCGCTGTGCAATCGATACGCGATGCTGAATATATCGCTTCGGCGCAAGCGCTGGGTTGTTCAACGTTGCGCATCCTGGCGCGCGAAATACTCCCCAACTTAACAAGTGCATTGATCGTAGTCGCTACGTTGGAAATGGCGCATGCGATTTTGCTGGAGTCGGCACTTTCGTTTCTCGGGGTAGGTGTGCAACCTCCCACGCCGTCCTGGGGGCTGATGATCGCCGAAGCCAAACCCTACATGTTCTTTTCGCCTTGGGTTATTGCCATTCCAGGCGTGGCACTCATGGTGCTTGTGCTGGGGATCAACTTGGTGGGTGATGGCCTGCGCGATTTAATCCTGCCTGATGGCCGCAACTGA
- a CDS encoding ABC transporter permease: protein MVAFLLRRLAIALCVAITVSVVSFSLLHLSGDLATAIGGPEASSEQIEQIRVQYGLDKPLVTQYFNWLGDLLRLDLGDSFFFQESVYNLVASRLPITLGLGAMALAIALIVAIPLGVLAAVKRDTWVDRLALSIAVMGQAMPSFWFALMLIVVFAVTLKWVPVSGNSTLLHFVLPAIALGYYATPAIMRLTRAGMLDVLNSDYIRTARAKGLRPARVLFKHALRNALIPVVALAAVEFGFMLGGSVVIETVFSLQGIGQLAWDAIARDDFPVVQAVVLLIAVIYIVLTLLADVLNALLDPRIRVR from the coding sequence ATGGTTGCATTTCTTTTGCGTCGGCTTGCGATCGCCCTGTGTGTTGCGATAACCGTGTCAGTCGTGAGCTTTTCTCTGCTGCACCTCTCTGGCGACCTGGCAACAGCGATTGGCGGGCCGGAAGCCAGCAGTGAGCAAATTGAACAGATTCGCGTGCAGTATGGTTTGGACAAGCCCTTGGTTACGCAGTACTTCAATTGGCTGGGGGATTTGTTGCGCCTGGACCTTGGTGACTCTTTTTTCTTTCAGGAGTCGGTGTATAACCTGGTGGCCAGCCGATTACCGATCACCCTTGGCTTGGGCGCCATGGCTCTGGCTATTGCGCTGATAGTGGCCATACCGCTTGGTGTACTGGCGGCTGTAAAGCGCGATACCTGGGTTGATCGGCTGGCGTTAAGCATTGCCGTGATGGGCCAGGCGATGCCAAGTTTCTGGTTTGCCCTGATGCTGATAGTGGTCTTCGCGGTAACCCTGAAGTGGGTCCCGGTTTCGGGCAATTCGACACTGCTGCACTTCGTGTTGCCAGCCATTGCCCTGGGCTATTACGCGACGCCAGCAATCATGCGTTTGACCCGTGCGGGCATGCTGGATGTACTCAATTCCGATTACATCCGCACGGCACGCGCCAAAGGGTTGCGCCCCGCTCGCGTATTGTTCAAGCACGCACTGCGTAATGCCTTGATACCCGTGGTTGCTTTGGCGGCCGTGGAGTTCGGCTTCATGTTAGGTGGCTCGGTTGTTATCGAAACTGTCTTTTCCCTGCAAGGGATCGGGCAATTAGCGTGGGACGCTATTGCTCGTGATGATTTTCCGGTGGTACAGGCCGTGGTGCTGCTGATTGCAGTGATATATATCGTCCTGACCTTACTTGCCGATGTGCTCAATGCACTACTGGATCCGCGCATTCGTGTGCGTTAG
- a CDS encoding ABC transporter substrate-binding protein: MGIKGFVCSIALLGLVNSHSVYADKSSDTLVYASDSEPENISPYHNDLREGVILSRLIWDNLIYRDPDSGEYKPMLASAWKQVDETTIDFDIRQGVKFHNGDALTADDVVFTLNYVVSPEAKIVTVQNVDWIKSAEKVGEHSVRLHMKKSFPPALEYLSNAVPILPKHYLESVGLAEFSRKPIGTGPYKAVSVVAGEGVTMALNEAYFDGSPQGKPHIKHLKFRVIPDAETRLAELMTGGIDWAWRVAPDQAVNLQTIPSLKVTSGETMRIGFLILDARGTSSENSPMKNLKVRQAINHAINRDALASQLVGGQSKPLQVACYPQQFGCDTTAANVYTYDPAKAKALLAQAGYPNGFETEIYAYRDRDYVEAVIGNLRAVGINAKLRYLKYAALRDQQRSGKVPMAFQAWGSFSILDSSASTGTWFKGNPDDNIKDPVVQGWLQTADSDADAQVRKDNYRKALQRISEQAYWAPLFSYSMNYAYNTDLVFTPYPDELPRFALSSWK; the protein is encoded by the coding sequence ATGGGCATTAAAGGTTTCGTCTGCAGTATTGCGTTGTTGGGGCTCGTCAACAGTCACTCGGTATACGCCGACAAATCCAGTGATACGCTGGTCTATGCTTCCGACAGTGAACCCGAAAACATCAGCCCTTATCACAATGATTTGCGAGAAGGGGTGATTCTCAGTCGGCTGATTTGGGATAACCTGATTTACCGTGATCCCGACAGTGGCGAGTATAAGCCAATGTTGGCCAGCGCCTGGAAACAGGTGGATGAGACCACCATCGACTTCGATATTCGCCAAGGTGTGAAATTTCACAATGGCGATGCACTGACGGCGGATGATGTCGTATTCACACTTAATTATGTGGTTTCGCCCGAAGCAAAAATTGTCACCGTGCAAAACGTTGACTGGATAAAAAGCGCCGAAAAAGTGGGCGAACACAGCGTTCGTCTGCACATGAAAAAATCCTTCCCCCCGGCATTGGAGTATTTGTCCAACGCGGTGCCGATTCTCCCGAAACACTATCTTGAAAGCGTGGGGCTGGCCGAGTTCAGCCGCAAGCCGATTGGAACGGGGCCTTACAAAGCGGTATCCGTAGTGGCGGGTGAAGGCGTCACCATGGCCTTGAACGAGGCGTACTTTGACGGCAGCCCGCAAGGTAAGCCGCACATCAAGCACCTCAAGTTCCGAGTGATCCCGGACGCGGAAACCCGCCTTGCAGAGCTCATGACGGGAGGTATCGACTGGGCCTGGCGTGTTGCACCGGACCAGGCCGTAAACCTTCAAACCATCCCAAGCCTGAAAGTGACCAGCGGCGAGACCATGCGCATCGGTTTTTTGATCCTGGATGCTCGGGGCACGTCGTCTGAAAACTCGCCCATGAAAAACCTGAAGGTCAGGCAGGCCATCAACCACGCCATCAATCGTGATGCGCTGGCTTCACAATTGGTGGGCGGCCAGTCCAAGCCTTTGCAAGTGGCGTGCTACCCACAACAGTTTGGTTGCGATACGACAGCGGCCAACGTCTATACCTATGACCCGGCCAAGGCTAAAGCGCTGCTGGCGCAAGCAGGTTATCCAAATGGCTTCGAAACGGAAATTTATGCGTATCGTGATCGTGATTACGTCGAAGCCGTAATCGGCAACCTCCGTGCGGTCGGTATCAACGCCAAACTACGCTATTTGAAGTATGCAGCACTTCGCGATCAGCAACGCAGTGGCAAGGTGCCAATGGCGTTCCAGGCGTGGGGCTCGTTCTCGATTCTTGATAGTTCGGCTTCGACAGGCACCTGGTTCAAAGGCAACCCGGACGACAATATCAAGGACCCTGTTGTACAGGGCTGGCTGCAAACAGCCGACAGTGATGCTGACGCGCAGGTGCGCAAGGATAACTACCGCAAAGCATTACAGCGCATCAGCGAGCAAGCCTATTGGGCACCGTTGTTCAGCTATTCGATGAACTACGCCTATAACACTGACCTGGTGTTTACGCCATACCCGGATGAATTACCGCGCTTCGCACTATCCAGCTGGAAGTGA
- a CDS encoding transketolase: MHAAAQSAVWVKEPSSDAGVIIVTSAALPKYMIDKLHLAIEHWDEVGYLVVTQSNTLMLDWLQGSGQTFETSASPSYASHLLRGVSKGSYLLDVEVGPEPSLSWLGSVRGHSLRVVKLRETMGSNNAMDNQVEGVLSMVRALVKNVLLERCVL; encoded by the coding sequence ATGCATGCAGCAGCGCAATCTGCAGTTTGGGTCAAGGAGCCTTCATCAGACGCTGGAGTGATCATTGTGACCAGTGCGGCGTTGCCCAAGTACATGATCGACAAATTGCACTTGGCAATTGAACACTGGGATGAAGTTGGCTACCTGGTGGTCACGCAGTCCAATACGCTCATGCTGGACTGGTTGCAGGGTAGCGGCCAAACGTTTGAAACGTCGGCCTCGCCATCTTATGCCAGCCATCTGTTACGGGGCGTATCCAAAGGCAGCTATTTGCTGGATGTCGAAGTCGGGCCGGAACCCAGCCTAAGTTGGTTGGGTTCAGTGCGCGGGCACTCATTGCGCGTGGTCAAGTTAAGGGAAACGATGGGTTCAAATAACGCCATGGACAATCAGGTTGAAGGGGTGCTGTCGATGGTGCGGGCGTTGGTTAAAAACGTATTGCTGGAGCGCTGTGTGCTTTAG
- a CDS encoding 1-aminocyclopropane-1-carboxylate deaminase, whose product MNLERFKRYPLTFGPSPITPLKRLSAHLGGKVELYAKREDCNSGLAFGGNKTRKLEYLIPEALDQGCDTLVSIGGIQSNQTRQVAAVAAHLGMKCVLVQENWVNYSDAVYDRVGNIEMSRIMGADVRLDAAGFDIGIRPSWEKAMSDVKEQGGKPFPIPAGCSEHPYGGLGFVGFAEEVRQQEKELGFKFDYIVVCSVTGSTQAGMVVGFAADGRSKNVIGVDASAKPEQTKKQILRIARHTAELVDLGREITEEDVVLDTRFAYPEYGLPNEGTLEAIRLCGSLEGVLTDPVYEGKSMHGMIEMVRRGEFPEGSKVLYAHLGGAPALNAYSFLFRNG is encoded by the coding sequence ATGAATCTAGAACGCTTCAAACGTTACCCTTTGACCTTCGGCCCTTCCCCCATTACGCCCTTGAAGCGCCTGAGTGCGCACTTGGGTGGCAAAGTCGAGCTCTATGCCAAGCGCGAAGACTGCAACAGCGGTTTGGCGTTTGGTGGGAACAAGACACGCAAACTTGAATACCTGATTCCAGAAGCCCTTGATCAAGGTTGCGATACGCTTGTCTCGATTGGCGGCATCCAGTCAAACCAGACTCGCCAAGTTGCCGCCGTTGCCGCGCATCTGGGCATGAAGTGTGTGTTGGTGCAGGAAAACTGGGTCAATTACTCGGATGCCGTGTACGACCGGGTCGGTAACATCGAAATGTCGCGAATCATGGGCGCGGATGTGCGGCTTGATGCTGCCGGCTTTGACATCGGCATCCGGCCGAGTTGGGAAAAGGCCATGAGTGATGTCAAGGAGCAGGGAGGCAAGCCGTTCCCGATTCCGGCGGGTTGCTCTGAGCACCCTTATGGCGGCCTTGGGTTCGTTGGTTTTGCCGAGGAAGTTCGACAACAAGAGAAAGAACTTGGCTTCAAGTTCGACTACATCGTCGTGTGCTCGGTGACGGGCAGTACCCAGGCTGGAATGGTGGTGGGTTTTGCTGCTGACGGTCGCTCAAAGAATGTCATTGGTGTGGATGCGTCCGCCAAACCGGAACAGACCAAAAAACAAATTTTGCGTATTGCTCGTCACACTGCCGAGTTGGTGGACCTGGGGCGTGAAATCACCGAAGAGGACGTAGTTCTCGACACCCGCTTTGCGTATCCGGAGTATGGCCTGCCTAACGAAGGCACCCTTGAAGCCATTCGCCTGTGTGGCAGCCTTGAGGGGGTATTGACCGACCCCGTATATGAAGGCAAGTCGATGCACGGGATGATTGAAATGGTGCGTCGGGGTGAGTTCCCGGAGGGTTCCAAAGTTCTGTATGCGCACCTGGGTGGGGCACCAGCGTTGAATGCCTACAGCTTCCTGTTCCGTAACGGTTGA
- a CDS encoding Lrp/AsnC family transcriptional regulator, with the protein MSTINKHSTVTAQPADPVQLDRTDRAILKTLQRDASISNVMLAERVKLSPPACLRRVDRLKQAGLIKGIVALLDTEALDAGMAVLIGVVLDRSTPESFAAFEAAAQKVSGCMECHVVTGEFDYFMLIRTKDNQSFNRLHAEQLLYLPGVRQIRSFMGLRQVLSTPHIPVP; encoded by the coding sequence ATGAGCACAATAAATAAACACTCGACAGTCACCGCACAGCCTGCAGACCCCGTACAGCTTGACCGGACAGACCGGGCAATCCTCAAGACACTGCAGCGGGATGCATCAATCTCGAATGTAATGCTTGCCGAACGCGTAAAGCTGAGCCCCCCGGCATGCCTGAGGCGCGTCGACCGGCTCAAACAAGCCGGCTTGATCAAGGGGATCGTTGCGTTGCTGGATACCGAGGCGCTGGATGCGGGGATGGCGGTGCTGATCGGCGTTGTGCTGGACCGCTCCACACCGGAATCATTCGCAGCTTTTGAAGCGGCAGCCCAGAAGGTATCCGGCTGTATGGAATGCCATGTCGTAACCGGCGAATTCGACTACTTCATGCTGATTCGGACCAAGGACAACCAGAGCTTTAACCGGCTGCATGCCGAACAATTGCTGTATTTGCCCGGGGTCAGGCAGATACGTTCGTTCATGGGGTTACGCCAGGTGCTGTCCACACCTCACATTCCCGTGCCTTGA
- a CDS encoding ArsC family reductase, translated as MTYTLYGIKACDTMKKARTWLDDQAVAYAFHDYKAQGIDRDSLNRWCDEHGWEVILNRAGTTFRKLDDASKADLDKAKAVELMLAQPSMIKRPVLDLGTRTLVGFKPDLYAAALA; from the coding sequence ATGACCTACACGCTCTACGGCATCAAAGCGTGCGACACCATGAAAAAGGCACGCACCTGGCTCGACGACCAAGCCGTCGCCTACGCCTTTCACGATTACAAGGCACAAGGCATCGACCGTGACAGCCTGAACCGCTGGTGTGACGAACACGGTTGGGAAGTCATCCTCAACCGCGCCGGCACCACCTTCCGCAAGCTCGACGACGCCAGCAAGGCCGACCTCGACAAGGCCAAGGCCGTCGAGTTGATGCTGGCCCAGCCGTCGATGATCAAACGCCCGGTGCTCGACCTCGGCACTCGTACCCTGGTGGGCTTCAAGCCCGACCTGTACGCCGCCGCACTGGCTTGA
- the dapD gene encoding 2,3,4,5-tetrahydropyridine-2,6-dicarboxylate N-succinyltransferase, which produces MSNTLFSLAFGVGSQNRQGAWLEVFYAQPLLNPSAELLAAVAPILGYEGGNQAIAFTNAQAAQLAEAVKGVDAAQAALLTRLAESHKPLVATVLAEDAALTSTPEAYLKLHLLSHRLVKPHGVSLAGIFPLLPNVAWTNQGAVDLSELAELQLEARLKGELLEVFSVDKFPKMTDYVVPAGVRIADTARVRLGAYIGEGTTIMHEGFVNFNAGTEGPGMIEGRVSAGVFVGKGSDLGGGCSTMGTLSGGGNIVIKVGEGCLIGANAGIGIPLGDRNTVEAGLYITAGTKVNLLDENNELVKVVKARDLAGQTDLLFRRNSLNGAVECKTHKSAIELNEALHAHN; this is translated from the coding sequence ATGTCCAATACCCTGTTCAGCCTGGCCTTCGGTGTCGGCTCCCAGAACCGCCAGGGCGCCTGGCTGGAAGTGTTCTACGCCCAACCACTGCTCAACCCGAGCGCCGAACTGCTGGCTGCCGTCGCGCCGATCCTCGGCTATGAAGGCGGCAACCAGGCCATTGCGTTCACCAACGCCCAGGCCGCGCAACTGGCTGAGGCCGTAAAAGGCGTGGACGCCGCGCAAGCTGCCCTGCTGACCCGTTTGGCCGAAAGCCACAAGCCGCTGGTCGCCACCGTGCTGGCTGAAGACGCTGCGCTGACCTCGACCCCCGAGGCCTACCTGAAGCTGCACCTGCTGTCGCACCGCCTGGTCAAGCCACACGGCGTCAGCCTGGCGGGTATCTTCCCGCTGCTGCCGAACGTTGCCTGGACCAACCAGGGCGCCGTCGACCTGAGCGAACTGGCCGAACTGCAACTGGAAGCACGCCTGAAGGGCGAGCTGCTGGAAGTGTTCTCGGTGGACAAGTTCCCGAAAATGACCGACTACGTGGTCCCGGCCGGCGTACGCATTGCCGACACCGCCCGTGTGCGCCTGGGCGCCTACATCGGCGAAGGCACCACCATCATGCACGAAGGCTTCGTCAACTTTAACGCTGGCACCGAAGGCCCGGGCATGATCGAAGGCCGCGTTTCCGCTGGCGTATTCGTGGGCAAGGGTTCGGACCTGGGCGGCGGCTGCTCGACCATGGGCACCCTGTCCGGTGGCGGCAACATCGTCATCAAGGTTGGCGAAGGCTGCCTGATCGGCGCCAACGCCGGTATCGGCATCCCGCTGGGCGACCGCAACACCGTTGAAGCCGGCCTGTACATCACCGCCGGCACCAAGGTGAACCTGCTGGACGAGAACAACGAGCTGGTCAAAGTGGTCAAGGCCCGTGACCTGGCCGGCCAGACCGACCTGCTGTTCCGCCGCAACTCGCTGAACGGCGCCGTGGAGTGCAAAACCCACAAGTCGGCCATCGAGCTGAACGAGGCACTGCACGCCCACAACTGA
- a CDS encoding cysteine desulfurase, whose amino-acid sequence MFQPSPWRADFPAIDALQRQHQTYLDSAATTQKPKALLDALSHYYGHGAANVHRAQHLPGALATQAFEASRDKVAAWLNAAESQQIVFTHGATSALNLLAYGLEHRFEAGDEIALSALEHHANLLPWQQLAQRRNLRLVVLPLDEHGRIDLDQALQLIGPRTRVLAVSQLSNVLGTWQPLPALLAHARAQGALTVVDGAQGVVHGRHDVQQLGCDFYVFSSHKLYGPDGVGVLYGQRQALAMLRHWQYGGEMVQVADYQSASFRPVPLGFEAGTPPIASVIGLGATLDYLASLDAHAVQAHENSLHQHLLRGLGDREGVRVLGTPQAALASFVIEGVHNADIAHMLTEQGIAVRAGHHCAMPLLSGLGLDGAIRVSLGLYNDSDDLQRFFAALDQGLELLR is encoded by the coding sequence ATGTTCCAGCCCTCCCCCTGGCGTGCCGACTTCCCCGCCATCGACGCCCTGCAACGGCAGCACCAGACCTACCTGGACAGCGCCGCCACCACCCAGAAGCCCAAAGCCCTGCTTGACGCCCTGAGCCACTATTACGGCCACGGCGCCGCCAACGTGCACCGTGCCCAGCACTTGCCCGGCGCGCTGGCGACCCAGGCGTTCGAGGCCAGCCGAGATAAAGTCGCTGCCTGGCTCAATGCCGCCGAATCGCAGCAGATCGTGTTCACCCACGGCGCTACCTCGGCCTTGAACCTGCTGGCTTATGGCCTGGAGCACCGCTTCGAAGCAGGCGACGAGATTGCACTCAGCGCCCTGGAACACCACGCCAACCTGCTGCCGTGGCAGCAACTCGCCCAACGGCGCAACCTGCGCCTGGTGGTATTGCCGCTGGATGAACATGGCCGGATCGACCTGGACCAGGCGCTGCAACTGATTGGCCCGCGCACCCGCGTACTGGCGGTCAGCCAGCTCTCCAATGTGCTTGGCACCTGGCAACCGCTGCCCGCCCTGTTGGCTCACGCCCGGGCGCAAGGGGCGCTGACCGTGGTGGACGGTGCTCAGGGCGTGGTGCATGGTCGCCATGACGTGCAGCAACTGGGTTGTGATTTCTATGTGTTTTCCAGCCACAAGCTGTATGGCCCGGATGGGGTCGGCGTGCTGTATGGCCAGCGCCAGGCACTGGCGATGCTGCGCCATTGGCAATACGGCGGCGAGATGGTGCAGGTAGCCGACTACCAAAGTGCAAGCTTTCGCCCGGTGCCGCTGGGTTTCGAAGCAGGCACCCCGCCGATCGCCAGTGTAATCGGCCTGGGCGCTACCCTGGATTACCTGGCCAGCCTTGACGCCCATGCCGTGCAAGCCCATGAAAACAGCCTGCACCAACACCTGCTGCGCGGCCTCGGCGACCGTGAAGGGGTGCGCGTGCTGGGTACACCGCAGGCTGCGTTGGCCAGCTTCGTCATCGAAGGCGTGCACAACGCCGACATCGCCCACATGCTGACTGAACAGGGCATTGCCGTACGTGCAGGCCATCATTGTGCGATGCCGCTGCTCAGTGGGCTGGGGCTTGACGGTGCAATACGGGTTTCGCTTGGCCTGTACAACGACAGTGACGACTTGCAACGGTTCTTCGCTGCGCTGGACCAGGGCCTGGAGTTGCTGCGATGA
- a CDS encoding SufE family protein, whose protein sequence is MSLPVQAQEALASFEQAHGWEQRARLLMQWGDRLEPMSDAQKSDANRVHGCESLVWLVAEQTGDTWQFKAASDARLLRGLLALLLVRVQGLPGSELAGLDLREWFTQLGLERQLSPSRSNGLHAVLLRMAQLTG, encoded by the coding sequence ATGAGCTTGCCGGTTCAAGCCCAGGAGGCATTGGCCAGCTTCGAGCAGGCGCACGGCTGGGAGCAGCGCGCACGGCTGTTGATGCAATGGGGTGATCGCCTGGAGCCGATGAGCGACGCACAGAAAAGCGATGCGAATCGCGTGCATGGCTGCGAAAGCCTGGTGTGGCTGGTGGCCGAGCAAACCGGCGATACATGGCAGTTCAAGGCCGCTAGCGACGCGCGGCTGTTGCGCGGCTTGCTGGCACTACTGCTGGTGCGGGTGCAAGGGTTGCCCGGCAGTGAACTGGCCGGGCTGGACTTGCGCGAGTGGTTTACCCAACTGGGGCTGGAGCGGCAGTTGTCACCCTCGCGCAGCAACGGATTGCATGCAGTTTTACTGCGAATGGCGCAACTGACAGGTTGA
- the tcdA gene encoding tRNA cyclic N6-threonylcarbamoyladenosine(37) synthase TcdA has protein sequence MSTEDPRFAGVARLYGDDGLQRLSQAHVAVVGIGGVGSWVAEALARSGVGEITLFDLDDVCVSNTNRQAHALEGQVGRPKVEVMAERLRAINPVCVVHAVADFVTRDTMAEYITEQLDAVVDCIDSVMAKAALIAWCKRRKITIVTTGGAGGQIDPTQIQIGDLNKTFNDPLASRVRSTLRRDYNFSRNVSRNYGVPCVFSSEQLRYPKGDGSVCLQKSFVGEGVRLDCAGGFGAVMMVTATFGMVAASKAIEKLVAGARRPSERV, from the coding sequence ATGAGCACAGAAGATCCACGCTTTGCCGGCGTTGCCCGGTTGTACGGCGATGACGGCCTGCAGCGCCTGAGCCAGGCCCATGTGGCGGTCGTCGGCATTGGCGGGGTTGGCTCGTGGGTGGCAGAAGCCCTGGCGCGCAGTGGCGTGGGCGAGATCACCCTGTTCGACCTGGATGACGTGTGCGTCAGCAACACCAACCGCCAGGCCCATGCGCTGGAAGGGCAGGTGGGTCGGCCGAAGGTCGAGGTGATGGCCGAGCGCCTGCGGGCGATCAACCCGGTGTGCGTGGTTCACGCAGTGGCGGACTTTGTGACGCGCGACACCATGGCCGAGTACATCACCGAACAGCTTGACGCGGTGGTCGACTGCATCGACAGCGTGATGGCCAAGGCCGCACTGATCGCCTGGTGCAAGCGGCGCAAAATCACCATCGTCACCACCGGTGGCGCGGGCGGGCAGATCGACCCGACGCAGATCCAGATCGGCGACCTCAACAAGACGTTCAACGACCCGCTGGCTTCACGGGTGCGCTCGACCCTGCGCCGCGACTACAACTTCTCGCGCAATGTCAGCCGTAACTATGGTGTCCCTTGTGTGTTCTCCAGCGAGCAGCTGCGTTACCCCAAGGGTGATGGCAGCGTTTGCCTGCAAAAAAGCTTTGTTGGTGAAGGCGTGCGCCTGGACTGCGCGGGCGGGTTTGGCGCGGTGATGATGGTGACCGCCACCTTCGGCATGGTGGCGGCGAGCAAGGCGATCGAGAAACTGGTGGCAGGCGCGCGGCGGCCTTCGGAACGGGTGTAG